The following nucleotide sequence is from Harmonia axyridis chromosome 5, icHarAxyr1.1, whole genome shotgun sequence.
caccttctcgcaAGGCAATAGTAAAActagtggaaaaatttgagatgtTGGGACAATTGAGTGATATGCAGAAATATTTCCTGGACATGTCATTTCTCCAAGAGGTGACACatttggccaccaagatcttatgattcaaCACCattaaacttttttctttgggaccacTTAAAACATAAGGTATATGcctattttgaaaaaatgaaatgaaaacatcgaattcgATTAACAAATGGAATGATATATCAGCAACATCGTCTATTGATGACAGCAAGTATTTCTTTGGTTGATACCAAAATATCATTAGATATATGATGTCTTTCTATACCTTAAGTGACTTGTGAATATCTTACATTTAGGAAATATGATTTTATCGCCAGTCCCCACTTGCTTGTCATAAGTGAAACCTTGACATTGCTGTCTACATTTCTGTTGAAATGCCATAGCTTCCATCCCATATTTTCCAAAATCCACGcaaatcgattgtggagttTTGTGACAGCAATCTATAATTTGTGGACATGGTGGTGGTGGAGGATTATATGCCGTTGGAAGACTGAAATAACTTACAGTTAAAACTTTCAATGTATGCAAAACTACACTTGAGAATTACCACGTTTGGGGACAACAATAGTTTGGCTGGGAAAAATTGAAGACCACACCTCCAGGGACACCTTGTTTCTGAGCCTGAAGTGGACATGACCAAATTTGGGGTTGATTGGTATAGCAAGCAGGAGGTTGATTACCGTAAAAACAAGAATTGTTGCAGAGCTGGTTTGAAGCTATAGCTGTTGTCATACTATCGCAGACCTTTCTGTTCTGTTCTTGGGATATCATAACTGGCTGGCCTGCTATCATACTTGGAGCTGCAATGTTTCTTCATTAAGCATTTTTTTCACCTTAAATCCTTCATGATTATCGAACTGAACTCACAAAAAACGCATCTGTTTTCGTCGAAAATGTTAAGTTGAGTAGAAATAAATGGACGCTGATTCATGATAAATTTTGGATGAAGATAAGGCCGAAATTGGTGGTTTTTGACGCTTAGATGAAATGGTTAATCAGTGAAAACATAGAATTTAATATGTGACAGACAAATTGGAAATAAAACTTCTTGTTTGATGGTTTTGGTCTCTAGTTGACGAGAATTCATCTTGGATGAATTAAGTTGGTAATTATTTTACCTTCTTGTCAATTGATAGTTCAATATTGGACAAATTCGAGATAGTCTTGAATTTTTTGCTCAACTCTAGGATAAAATacatattgattttttctttgaaaaatatcttGTCTTCAAGAAAATGCCTCATATATAATTAAAGCAATGTTGCCTCTTTTCTATGAAAAGttttcccaaattttgtattacaaaatacaattatattttcagaaaaatcaatggttggtcttgttgaaaatatatgTCTTTCAATTcaggccataaaaaatcattaatgatAGCTTCATTGCCAATATCGATGAGGAATCAATAAACCTGGATTTTCTACAACACTTCGTGCCACTGCAACAATAtactcagttgttcttgagcgacgcacactgTTTCgcttcttcacatcactaacttgtctcaaCAACTCAGATTTTTCACTAATGCCGGCCGAGAAAGTCCTTCACGACAATCAAAAAACGCCTTAGTGACTGcaaagttttcaccatttttgtaatgaattttgacaatttcaatgcattgcTGAAGCTTtatctagggattcacggcttggcttgatattccagctacttggctcaagctcaagctcaagtagcttgatcttggcttgaaatcaagtcaagtagtagtttttgaatgtcaagtcaaatatttatttattaattacttGACTTAACTTGAGTTTgtgccaagtagcttgaatatcaagccaagccgtgaatccctacttgtatcgttccatttttagtaatgccgtagttttcacttgtcgaATGTCGAAAAATTCCATCTTCAAAAGTGGCAGCTGCCTAAATAGCgggattttcaatatgaaacacTTAAAGTTATCCTCATTTTTGACATGATTCGATTAATTCCATTGTTTATTCAGTTTTCTATTCAGAATAAGATTTTATTTTAAATGTGGCTACTGTAATATTGTTTATACGATTCATGTTTATGTCACAAGAaactattattatcattattatttttggaaAACCATATATCATTCCCAAAATTCCTTATATTCTCTTCAAAGACCCTTCGCCAATGAAAAATCCAATCATCAGATtcttttttttaacaaattaCAGAAAACAGTGGCTTGAAGAAGTGCCTTATTGAAGAAATGGGGTTTTTCGTTTTTGACATATTCTTTGTAATCCACAATAAGAACTTAATAAAGGTATACAAAATGTTTTCATATTACTTTAATATTGCATTTATTTCTCCACAAACATACAAATTCGAAATTTGTGTGAACCTACATGTTCAATTCAAACTCTTCTCTCTAATACCCTGCTATCAAAGTCTATGCAAAGAACAGTTTTGCCATCGCTAAACAGCAGTCCTCTTGCCTTCCAAACACCTGTTGGGACCGGCATGAACTTGAATATTTCGTTGTTGAAAGGACAATTAATTTGGTAAGTATCCTAAAAATCAGTTTCCAAAATAAATATTACAATCAAATGGATTAATTCAAAAAacctttcattattttcattatcatttcattttcattcaatttaagtATAATAATAAAGAGTATTTATAAGACACAATTATAATTCATTCGAAATCttataattcttgaaatttttgaatcttCGCAAAagataattcatttcaaataatattttttttttgttcgtcgAAAACATGGTTACTCTAACTTTCAAtccttttatttttcatttaatttcaatgCGTTTTAAACTAATATTTGTACTAAACATGCTtcaattaagatgtctaaaccACATTTATCTTTAAActcattttttcgatttcacaTATTTTGGCAGAATTATTCAGCAGAATAATTCAGGgatgattttcgaaattttcaaaaacagtTATTGGAACCAACCTCATAGAATTTTACAAGCAAGTACCAAGTTTCAATTCGATGGAATAATATAAGTATTTTGCTAAGTTTAGAAAAAATTGTGATGGctacaatttcaaaattattcctCGAATCAACGAACAGAACCAGTTCATTCAGACCTCaatctttcaaaatttcaagtctttTTACTCTGCTCTTCATGTTATGACGAAATAACTCTATAGTAGAtacagttaaattttttgtgaaaatattcaatgaaatctcACAGGTTTCATAGGGCAATCCAAATCGGGCTTTATATTTTGAGTGAAAGGACTCCATAGCTGATCTTTCATGGGTATTTTCTCACAAACTTTTCGTACTTTCAGATCTTTCACATAATATTCACAAGTATTCTGTGATCCAGTCAAGTCGCATTTCCAAAGATCGATGGTTCCCTGATGAAGaacaataatgattttttttaatttttctcattgtTTCCTTCTTACATCAATCTTTCCACCAATGGTCTCTTTGATTTCCATAGTCAATTCCAAACTACGATTGTTATAGTTACTTCCCAGTTTTCTTCCTCTCGTCAATTGAATCGGTAGATCTTTATAATTAGAACATGACTCAAATCTCATTATTTCAAAGGTCTTTTGTGTCTGAAAATAAGAAAGTTCTATATTTGGAAGTAAAGTGCATTGAATAGGAATTCCCATATGGactaattattttcgaaagaacGAAATTCAGACTTGGTTTGCTTTATGGTGGAATCGCTTATCAAAAGTTTAGAGCATAAGGAAATAAGCATCTCAAAAATgtgtaattttattgaatatcggTGAGTTAAAAGCATACAATTCATTAATAAGGAATCAGGAATCCAaatctgttgaataattatccaaaaagagttttattttgatattaacaaaaaaacgagtatattttaagaggaattgatttattttattatgaagaaaaaggtatcaacgatggaaaacgatataatccaaattcgcacatttgctaCTGTATGTCCTGGATAATTCCATCATTttcatagaccttatctttcatgtggctcctaagaaaaaagtctgatggtgttaaatcacaatatctcgtTGGTCAATTGTAATCAGCTCAGgtaacttttcttgcaaaattgtttCGTTGGAAATATACAAGGTTTACCAAAAAAGTATCAATGGAAAcacatttttctttcaattcaacCTGTTTTTGATTGAATTCTTTGAttgaatgtagctctaatgtagcgaatcgaaaattcagcGCTTAACCATAAAAGAgtcgcgtcaatggtggaacaccctgtataaagtccCTTCTCTGCACGGGTTTTTCTTACAGCCCATTATGAAATCTTCTTGCGCTAACAAAAAAAGTCACTTTATAATCTTGCTTATCAAATGACTTTTTTACTTGTCAATACTTGAAAATAATCAGGTTTTGTTAGACCGTCAACAACACTCAGGATTAGATTAAACTAAAATAACTCACCCTAGAAAATATTCGCGGCAGTAAACTCATGTATGCtgttattaaaaatattttaaaatccatTCTGATTGAGGTGAATTCAaacaattaatattttgtatacgAAAACCATTAGcagtatgaaaaatatttgcGAATATGTTATTGTCACTTCATACAAAGCTggtccatgaaatattcaaatataattaACGCAATTTATAATCCATTATGTATGTTCATACTACTCTTTGTCGTGTTTTTCATATAGTTCTTCATCCTGCAACGAAGATTGTTATCTCcagtaatttttttcacatttgacgttattcatttgattttaaatCGAAATTATTTCTGCAAAATGTTATTGATTTGTCAGCCTTTGAGTATTTCCCAATGTTAAAGGAGTTGCAGTGTAAATTGGCAGcctaagaaaataaatatacctAGTCATATTATGAAgaaaaatggaaatgaaaaaaattgtacttCACATTCATGTGAATTCCAGGTTTATCAATTAACTGAATACGAAGAATACAAGGTAAAatgtagataattatttttgattaagtTTTTGTCACGAGTTTGAAAGTTTGTGGTCAATTAAAAtgtaaattgtttcatttcaaagTGAAAAAGTTTCTGTTTTCATTGAACATATCAGgaaattgagttttttttattaattatttttccatattccGCTCAGGTGAAAAGTTATCAGCAGTTTATTCTTAATGaacattgttattattattatatttactaaTGGTTTCAGAGTAGGCTGAAATATACCTCCTGTCCTTTCGATGCTTACACCACTGAGATAACACAAAACTCAATCATTGTGAACATAGAAGTTCTAtgaattatattattcatttggaTGAACAAATAAGGAGGTTGAATTTACTTTACAGTAGATCAAGTTTTGCATATTAATATAGGTAAACTCAGAGAAGGTGCACTTGCTCAAACGATTGTGCTCACGTTATAATCCAGCAAGCCAGCTTCTAATTTATCGTTTGCCTCAAAgtaaaataatgatgaatacATTAAGTTTCATTGAGGAAcagaaggaaaaattatttcaagtaaAAATGACGTTTCTAATAAATGCATAAAATGATGACCATCAATTCGGATCACAGATTTTTTTATTCTCTTTGTTATGCCCCTATTTAGAACAATCATTTCTTGTCAATTGATGTAATGAAATACAGACAAAAAACATATGAAAGGAGGTTTCATTATTCTGTATCAAATGATAGAAAGCTAATGTTTTATGATTACTCTAGCAATcgttgaaaaaatcttttttctcATGTCCCTCGTTAGGAAGTAAATTACCTATGACTTTGATTGTACACAAAAAAAAGTGCGTCAACGTTGCTTCAACTGTGTTTAAGACATTTTCTTGCTCATGGGTGAATCCCTAATTTGTAGAGCTTTTCACtgattgtaacgggtgttttttttcgaggtatataactttaagttggcattactgttcaagatggagaccgatttaacagctgtcaagtgatttattcttagtttggtttggtaatttatcacgaatagactcatgcctgaacaacgcttgcaaatagtgcaatttcatttcgaaaataatggatctgtgcggaatacgtatcgcgcactacgtccattttattttgtttagcgatgaagcgcacttctggttgaatggctacgtcaacaaacaaaactgccgcatttggagtgaagctaatcctcaagtgtatgtcgaaacaccgttacatccagaaaaactgactgtttggtgcgctttatgggctggtggaatcattggtccgtacttcttcaaaaacgatgatggccagaacgttacagtcaatggtgatcggtatagagccatgattactaactttcattcctgaattggacatgatgtccaggagctgtggttccaacaagacggcgcaaattgtcacacaactcgtgccacaatcgatttattgaaagacacgtttggtgaccgcgtaatttcacgttttggacttgtgaattggcctccaagatcttgtgattcaacaccgctagactactttctgtggggctatgtaaagtcattggtttatgcggataagccacaaacccttgagcatttggaagacaacatttgccgtgttattgccgatatacggccacaaatgttggaaaaagtcatcgaaaattggacgtccagattggactacatccgagccagccgtggcggtcatatgccagaaatcatattgaaatgtaatgccacaagattatcttgcggataaataaaattcatgtcaatcgaataatccatcgttgttttattgcaatttaaagttctatagctctaaaaaaaaacaccctttatatttgaaatcaggggaaaaagagctagtcaaatgtagaaaaatatacagggtgttccattcgaaaaaatgaagttgcaatcaatatgtggcccactctgcatatatttcgttttgagaaatcattttaaaagaCACTAgtaaatttcgtgaaacttttgtagaaaacatttttttgtacctctttgagtaacaaagttaaaggaggggtcaaattatggtgataAACCCGGTACGTCGTCAAAAAGTTATCGCAACCTCTCAGTCAGACGAAACGACAGGCAAAAACCAGTAGGTATATCATATATACAGATAGATCGTGCGTCACCCAACGTTCAACTGGATCGTAGATCGTCGATACCTCCGCTTATAGCACCTGAGAATCCCGCAGCAAGGTTGTTCCGTTATTTGTTCCTCATCATCGACGGCGCGCGATCCGTTCGACTTGTCTGGTGGTATCCTGGTGATGCCCAGTTCGTTCGAAACCTCCGCGCTAGCATGAACTGACGCCGCGCTCCGTACAGTTTCTCTCCGTTCGAATTTACGCGAATTCAAAGTTCTACTAACCGACAACATGCCACCACAAAGCAACGTTACCCTTCACTGCTACAACAAGGAACCCCTTTTGCGCCAGCAGAGGACCATCAGTTTCACATGCGGaagtaagaagaagaagagcaaAGACGAAaaagaagagaagaagaagaataagatCAAGTGCGTTCTGGTCGGGGACGATGCTGTTGGGAAAACTTCCCTCATAGCCTCCTATAGTGCACACAGTTTTCCTTATGAATATGTTCCTACTGCGTACGATAAATATAACGGTAAGTtcagaattttcaacttttttgcgACTTTTACAAAAAACGTTCATAGttgaaaattcaaggaaaagtcACAAAGTAGTTTGGTACCATAGGCCTTATTATTTCTCACAGCATATTGTTGTATAACagcatttttcttcaattttaaaatttgaagaaatgcaTGATGAAAAGTTTGGTTCAATACGCTCCAGAGCTGAGAAAATTTATCATCAAACGGTGAATAACTATCTCGAATTCGAAtacaattgatttgaatttattatttctcacagaaataataattttctctgAGAAACTTCAATGGGAACTTGAAACAATGAAGAGGATGAATATCTTCTTCGCCATTCTCTTTTACGTCACATTTAAGAATTGAGAGAAAGGCTAATTAAGATGAAACACGGAGGTTCTTAAATGAGTTCGGATATAAAAAAAGTGAtgttaatgtgaaaaaatatgaaGACTTCCTCGTTAAAAGATTTCACCTATTGTCGTTTACGATTGCATGCTGAATTGTTGAATGTCCTCGTTTACATTGTGAAAATTGCaaatttcttgttttctctGATTTTTTAAGGAATCAGCAGGATGTTGAGTACAAATATTTGATTCCGGTTCATCTTTTTCGATAAGAATCGTTCGAAGCATAAACATGTCTTTCgacatttttaaatttatgaTACAAGGTGTACCTTTATTTGAGatgaaaaggaaaatgagagattcctcggataaatttaaggaaaaaaagtcctataaacatagaCCCACAAatagaaaaatcaaactttaacaccctgtatctcgtaaACAAAGCGTAAATGAGCTaatgtttataggatttttttctcaaattgattCAGGGAATCGATCTTTTTCCTTTGTACCTGAAATTTAGGAACATCTGTATAATAGAAAATATACGCTTTTCGTTTCCAGATCTTcgatagaaaattttaagaactaTTATACACACTGATTGTACTGGATAGAGAATCAAATTatctaattcaaaatatatttatgggaaattaattttcaaattcattacTCAAAAACGGTTTTCAAAAATACTTTCATCTACCGATCCACTTGTTGATTTCAGCTCAAATTTTATGgatcattaaaaataaactgTATTCAAACATAGAACTGGTTTAATTATCAGTAAAACTTATGTGAAACTCGTTGTAAATCTACTTTATACTTTATACATGGAACAAGTAAACTCAAATTGGCATGACTGAATGCCTACACAGCTCTTTCTattcagaaatttaaaaaaaaattgagaaaacgcTCTTTTCTCTTCAGAAGCTTCTGAGCGTTCAACATTCAAGTGATTATTGTACATACAggagagtgttcctaaattggagataaaaacaaaaatgagagattctttggGTAATTTGAGGAAGAGAAAGTAAAGGGTGTTagtgtttaaattttttctcaagtttcttctcatagcatctacacttcacaagaaattcaactgaaatttgtcaTGATGTAGGTACTTGATATGCCAATTTCGATTGCAAATCTGCAGGATATTTTTTTATCTAGTAgtttgaaaaatacataaacAAACTTTGATCTTGTATtaaactttttgatttcttgttaATTCAAACAATCTTCTcgaaatcctcaggaaaatccaaattgtcATATAAATCCAGTTATTAAGCAATGATGACtaacattatttatttgtttcggTGCTTATTATCCCGATctgtagcaatgattcataTAATGATTCGAGAAAACTCACAAcaaacatcacaaaaaagtacactacaagaaacaccttgtatcacgaaaacaaagtgtttgtggGCCCATAACTATAGGGctctttttaattattcaagGATTTTCTAAATTTCGTTATTGTATCTACACCTATGTCCAATTTTCGAGGTTTCTGAGGTTTTTttgaatcagtgaaaaaataatAGATGAATGAAAATATAAGATGACGCATCGATAATTCGATTTATCAACTTTGAGGCGTGAGAATTCAAATATGAACAGAATGGAAGAATAATCATTGGACAGTTATTCAACATCGAGGAATCTAGAACGTTTTGCGGTTTGAATTTTGCAGTCGTTTCAAAGTTCAGTAGTTGTGTCTTATGAATCTCATTTCCCTACAAACTATGACTAACTCAAGCAGAAAAAAAtcttggtttggcaatttttcaGAAGGCTAGTCAATTGTAGATATCGATCAGGTTTATTACACGCTTCGCTTGTTTATATGATTCAACATTTTCTGCTCTGAAAATTTTATGACTGAAataatacgatcaaaagtgggAGTTGAAGGCGTCTAGATTGAGTAAAATCAAAATTGTCTGAGTTATGAAGATCAGGGCGAAAAAAGACCTCAAATtagaaaaaacaatttctttaaATATCCAAGGTGTCGATAAATTTAAGTAGATCCTTGAGtagattcttgagatttttaCATTTATGAATGAGAGAGTGAAAAGATTATACTGTTTGTCTTCCAGATcagagaaatataatttttttttctcaagttGTACGGGATATGCAGCTGAGTCTTCAATTAActaattttatcaaaatctgATAAGGTGTAGGAACGTTGTGTCATCAAATAAGATTAATCCATTCGTTTGAGGATATTTTCGTCTAAACATTTCGAAATTAGCGAAATGATTGTACACAAACACAACTGGTTATCGAAATCTGTGATAAATTCGTAGAAATAATTACCTGataataatgatatataggTAATAGAGGCTGCCTTGAGGATGTATAAACAATACAAATTCCTGTTCCTTGGGAATATGactaaaaactaaaaattgaattaacctGCGCCCATTTCTTGCGAAATATTAATCGAACAACTTCGTTAATAggtttgaatattgaataacagaAATTCTTAATGATTCTCACTCGATTTTGAATGCCTACATACAATATTACGTGAAGTTTCCTTcaagaaatttatatttcagtTAAATGACATAACCATGAATAAACAAGTATTCTCATTACCATTTCTGTTAATCGGTAATTGATACCCTAAATACCGTTTACGATGCACCTGATGCAAATTTCTAGAAACAGTTTCTTCATTtcgaattgaatataaaattatgttgaattttcttttgtttcCTAATCAAAATACTTATTAGTTCATCTCTACATTGATCAGAACTTCCTGTGACTTGTGAAAATGAAACACTTTGCAAATATAAGAATTCAGGTTTTATCGTAATCGTTTCACCATGAAATCTGACAACTCGTACCTATAATTATTATGCCgataagaaaaattatatttctaacaggtgtttttttttcgaggtatataactttaagttggaattactgttgaagatggcgaccgatttaacagctgtcaagtgatttattctcagtttggtttggcaattcatcatgaatagactcaggcctgaacaacgcttgcaaagagtgcaattttatttcgaaaataatggttctgtgcggaatacgtatcgcgcactacgtccattttattttgttaagcgatgaagcgtagttctggttgaatggctacgtcaacaaacaaaactgccgcatttggagtgaagctcatcctcaagtgtatgtcgaaacaccgttacatccagaaaaactgactgtttggtgcgctttatgggctggtggaatcgttggtccgtacttcttgaaaaacgatgatggccagaacgtaacagtcaatggtgatcggtatagagccatgattactaactttttcattcctgaattgaacaaccttgatgtccaggagctgtggttctaacaagacggcgcaacatgtcacacagctcgtaacacaatcgatttattgaaagacacgtttggtgaccgcctaaattcacgttttggacttgtgaattggcctccaagatcttgtgatttaacaccgctagactactttctgtggggctatgtaaagtcatcggtctatgcggataagccacaaacccttgaccatttggaagacaacattcgccgtgttattgccgatatacggccacaaatgttgtaaaaagtcatcgaaaattggacgtccagattggactacatccgagccagccgtggcggtcatatgccagaaatcatatttaaaatgtaatgcaagattatcttgcggataaataaaattcatgtcaatcgaataatccatcgttgttttattgcaatttaaagttctatagctctaaaaaaaacaccctttacgttGCTGGGGATCTAATAGCTTGAGTCttatttcaacaaatatttaagagccttaagacctaagtctttatACAAAATAAGGTTTA
It contains:
- the LOC123679661 gene encoding uncharacterized protein LOC123679661, which gives rise to MDFKIFLITAYMSLLPRIFSRTQKTFEIMRFESCSNYKDLPIQLTRGRKLGSNYNNRSLELTMEIKETIGGKIDGTIDLWKCDLTGSQNTCEYYVKDLKVRKVCEKIPMKDQLWSPFTQNIKPDLDCPMKPDTYQINCPFNNEIFKFMPVPTGVWKARGLLFSDGKTVLCIDFDSRVLERRV